From Toxorhynchites rutilus septentrionalis strain SRP chromosome 2, ASM2978413v1, whole genome shotgun sequence, a single genomic window includes:
- the LOC129769683 gene encoding uncharacterized protein LOC129769683 isoform X1 gives MFRVHTSRYGSCASEIHKTMCYFFAGLNIFLTLHLMANLLHDDLEVLDDLEEYFDRLGNKCKSKLFSFWFVTHFLVPFVVFVGGPAVANFILAVMLIFGVYDRRPALIRVFQLFIIAQMVVIGIISVFVYTIVVQQEISNFFLLFVLTVFTALFGAEAWIAGDYYKLLLEEIRFESFEPTTA, from the exons ATGTTCCGTGTCCACACCAGCCGGTATGGCTCCTGTGCCAGCGAGATCCACAAAACAATGTGCTATTTTTTCGCCGGCCTCAATATATTTCTGACACTGCATCTGATGGCCAACCTTTTACACGATGATCTTGAGGTTCTGGACGACCTGGAAGAGTATTTCGATAGGCTGGGAAATAAATGTAAATCGAAGCTATTTAGTTTTTGGTttgtcactcattttttggttccatttgtagTTTTTGTCGGAGGTCCTGCTGTGGCGAACTTCATATTGGCAGTGATGTTGATTTTCGGGGTGTACGAT CGACGTCCGGCCTTGATTCGAGTATTTCAACTCTTCATCATCGCTCAAATGGTAGTTATCGGAATCATCTCGGTATTCGTGTACACAATCGTTGTTCAACAGGAGATAAGTAATTTTTTCCTGTTGTTTGTTTTAACAGTTTTCACAG CACTGTTCGGAGCGGAAGCTTGGATCGCCGGTGATTACTACAAGCTGCTTTTAGAAGAAATTCGCTTCGAAAGTTTTGAACCTACCACAGCTTGA
- the LOC129769683 gene encoding uncharacterized protein LOC129769683 isoform X2, with protein sequence MFRVHTSRYGSCASEIHKTMCYFFAGLNIFLTLHLMANLLHDDLEVLDDLEEYFDRLGNKFFVGGPAVANFILAVMLIFGVYDRRPALIRVFQLFIIAQMVVIGIISVFVYTIVVQQEISNFFLLFVLTVFTALFGAEAWIAGDYYKLLLEEIRFESFEPTTA encoded by the exons ATGTTCCGTGTCCACACCAGCCGGTATGGCTCCTGTGCCAGCGAGATCCACAAAACAATGTGCTATTTTTTCGCCGGCCTCAATATATTTCTGACACTGCATCTGATGGCCAACCTTTTACACGATGATCTTGAGGTTCTGGACGACCTGGAAGAGTATTTCGATAGGCTGGGAAATAAAT TTTTTGTCGGAGGTCCTGCTGTGGCGAACTTCATATTGGCAGTGATGTTGATTTTCGGGGTGTACGAT CGACGTCCGGCCTTGATTCGAGTATTTCAACTCTTCATCATCGCTCAAATGGTAGTTATCGGAATCATCTCGGTATTCGTGTACACAATCGTTGTTCAACAGGAGATAAGTAATTTTTTCCTGTTGTTTGTTTTAACAGTTTTCACAG CACTGTTCGGAGCGGAAGCTTGGATCGCCGGTGATTACTACAAGCTGCTTTTAGAAGAAATTCGCTTCGAAAGTTTTGAACCTACCACAGCTTGA